DNA sequence from the Schlegelella aquatica genome:
GGTCGATGTCGTCGGGCAGGCTCACCGCGCGCTTGAATGCGCCGGCGGCTCGCTCGCGGGCATACACGTTCACCTTGCGGTCCTGCTCGTCGGGCAGCGTCGAGGCGCGCTCGCCGGCGATGGTCAGCACGCCGCGGTCGACCGTCACTTCCACTTTCGACGGGTCGATGCCCGGCGCGAAGGCGTACACCTCCACGCTCGAGGGCGTGGTGCCGATGTTGAGCGCGGGGTACGTCCCCGGCGCGACCGAGCGGATGCTGGTGGGCAGACCCGCCCATCCGAACAGTTCATCCAGCTCCCGGCGCAGGCGATCGAAGTCACCGAACAACCCGCCGGGGATCAGCGTCGATGCAAACATGGCAGTGTCCTCCAGTCCGTGGGTGCCCTGCGGCCCGCCGGGGCCGCGGCCACCGTGACGCAAAATTGGAGTCCGCGGCCGCCAATTCAAGAGCCCGGCCGGGGCCGGGTGGCGCCGGCCACCGCACGCGCGAGGCCCGGCCGCGTGCCGGGGCCGCTTCAGCACAGCTTCAGGAGGGCCGTGTAAGACGGCTGCGTCGCACTGCTCGTCACGAAGGCCCCGCGGCACCGCATGCCACCCCGAGCAGCCGCTCCCCTCGCATTTCCCGCCCCTCCACGCAGCTCACCTATCACTTTCACACCCCTTCGCAAGTGCTTATTTCTGTTCGTCTTTTTCTCGCTCGAAAGCTGCGAAATCGTTTGTAAGTGCTTGATTTCAAAGGAGATTTTTGGCCTCGCGCCTTGACCTGGGACAGGCGAGCCGGTAAAGTGGGAGAAAGTGCACTTTAGTGGGTCTTTGTGTCCAACTTCGTCTTCCAAGGGGCTTCGGCGTTGACGCTGGACGCGAAGGGGCGGTTGTCCGTTCCGGCGCGCCATCGCAACGTCCTGGCCGCCATGGCGAACGGACAACTCACCATCACCAAGCATCCCGAAGGCTGTCTGATGATCTTTCCCCGTCCGGCCTGGGAGAGCTTTCGCGACAAGATCGCTGCCTTGCCCATGTCGGCCAGCGGCTGGAAGCGCATCTTTCTGGGCAATGCGCTGGACGTGGAGATCGACGCCTCCTCGCGCGTGCTGATTTCGCCCGAGTTGCGCGCCGCAGCCGGCCTCACCAAAGAGGTGATGCTGCTCGGCATGGGCAGCTACTTCGAGCTGTGGGACGCCGAGCGTTATGCCGCCCACGAGGCCGAGGTCATGCAGCAAGGCATGCCCGACGTGCTCAAGGACTTCTCCTTCTGAGGCACTCGATGCACGGCCCGGCCGCTTCCTCCCTGCAGCACCGCACTGTGTTGCTCCACGAAGCCGTGGACGCGGTGCTCACCGACCCGCAAGGCGTCTACATCGACGGCACTTTCGGGCGGGGCGGGCACAGCCGGCTGCTCCTCGAACGTCTGGCGCCGGGAGGGCGCCTCATCGCATTCGACAAGGACCCGGAAGCCATCGAGGAAGCGACGCGGGTCCGTGACCCGCGTTTTTCCATCGAGCAGACCAGCTTCGCCCGCATGGGCGACGTCTGCGCCGAGCGCGGCGTCGGGGCGGTGCAAGGGGTGCTGCTCGACCTCGGCGTGTCCTCGCCGCAGATCGACAACCCTGCGCGCGGCTTCAGCTTTCGCTTCGATGCGCCGCTGGACATGCGCATGGACCCGAGCCGCGGCGAGACGGCAGCGGAATTCCTGGCCCGGGCCACCGGCCAACAGATTGCAGAGGTGCTACGCCACTATGGGGAAGAACGGTTTGCTGTGCCGATTGCAAAGGCGATTGTGGCTCGCCGGGAAAGCGGGCGTCCTGTTCGAACCACAGGCGAGCTTTCCGAAGTCGTGGCTCGTGCGGTCAAGACCCGCGAGCCGGGCCAGGATCCTGCAACGCGCACATTTCAGGCTCTTCGGATTCAGGTCAACGCCGAGCTTGAGGAACTCGAACAGGGGCTGAACCAGGCGCTGGCGCTGCTGGCCCCGGGCGGTCGGCTGGCGGTGATCAGCTTCCACTCGCTCGAAGACCGCATCGTCAAGGGCTTTATCGCCCGCCACGCCAAGGCCCAGGTGGACCGCCGCGCGCCGTTCGCCCCGGTGCCCGAGCCCCGCCTGAAGGCGCTGGCGCGCATCAAGCCCTCCACGGCCGAGGTGGCCGACAACCCGCGTGCGCGCTCGGCCATCCTGCGCGTGGCTGAACGCACGGAGGCGCCGCTCGCATGAACCGCCTCCAGGTCATCCTCTTCGTGGCCCTCGTGCTGAGCGGGCTGTACATGGTCCGCGTGTCGTACGAGGCGCGGCGGCTCTTCGTGGAGGTCGAGCGCGCGCAGGCCGAGGAGCGTCAGCTCGAGACGGAGTACGAGCAACTGCAGGTCGACAAGCGCGCCCAGGCGACGCCGCTTCGCGTCGAGAAGGTCGCGCGCGAGAAGCTGGCGATGCGCACCGCCACGCCCGCCGTGACGCACTACGTCACCCATGCCGAGGCGGCGCCGGCTGCCGTCTCGGGCGCCGCATCCGGCGAGGGAGGGCGCTGATGGGCTGGTGGTCTCGCTGGAAGGACCGCGCGCCGCTGCCGCGCCGGGGGGCGAGCTCGCGCACCGTGATGTATGCGACGAGCCCCCTGCTCGCGGCCAAGACGCCGCCGTGGCGCTCGAAGTTCCTGGTGGCTTGCCTGGGGCTGGGCTTCTGCGTGCTGCTCGCGCGGGCGGTGTACATCCAGGTGATCGGCACCGACTTCTATCAGCGCCAGGGCGAGATTCGCTATGCGCGCACGCTCACCTTGCCGGCCAACCGCGGGCGCATCATCGACCGCAACGGGCTCATCCTCGCCACCAGCGTGCCGGCGCCCTCGATCTGGGTCATCCCCAAGGACCTCGAGGCCGGTCGCGCCGAGAAGCGCGAACTCGCGCGGCTGCTGGGCATGACGGTCGCCGAACTCGAGCGCCGGTTGAGCGACAACCCCAACTTCGTGTGGCTCAAGCGTCAGGTCGACGAGAGCGTGGCCGAGCAGGTCAAGAAGCTCGGCGTCAAGGGCGTGCACCAGGTGCGCGAGTACAAGCGCAAGTACCCGGAGGGCGAGGCCGCCGCGCACGTGGTGGGCTTCACCAACGTGGAAGACCGTGGACAGGAAGGCATCGAGCTGGCCTTTCAGAACGAGCTGGCGGGCCGCGATGGCACGCGGCGCGTCATCAAGGACCGTCTGGGTCGCGTCGTGGAGGATCTGGGCGAGAGCGTCAACCCGGTGGACGGGCGCGACATCGAGCTGTCGATCGACTCCAAGGTGCAGTTCTTCGCCTACCAGCGCCTGCGCGATGCAGTCGCGCAGCACAAGGCCAAGGCCGGCTCGGTGGTGGTGCTCGATGCGCAGACGGGCGAGGTGCTGGCCCTGGCCAACTACCCCAGCTACTCGCCCGACAATCGGCAGAACCTCACCGGGGCGCAGTTGCGCAACCGCGCGCTCACCGACACCTTCGAGCCGGGCTCGACCATGAAGCCCTTCATCGCCGCACTCGCACTCGAATCGGGGCGCGTGCGGCCGGACACCGTGATCCATACGGCGCCCGGCTACCTTCAGATCACCGGTTCGACCATCCGCGACGCCCACCCGCACAACGCGCTCACCGTGGCCGAGGTCATCCAGAAGTCGAGCAACGTCGGCACGGTCAAGATGGCCATGCAGATGCAGCCGCGCGAGATGTGGGAGCTGTTCACCGAGATCGGGCTGGGCCAGCGGCCGCAGCTGCGCTTTCCGGGCGTCGTCTCCGGGCGGCTGCGCCCTTACAAGAGCTGGCGGCCCATCGAGCAGGCCACGATGAGCTACGGCTACGGTCTGTCGGTCTCGCTGTTCCAGCTCGCGCGCGCCTACACGGTGTTCGCCCGCGATGGCGAGCTCATCCCCGTCTCCATCACCAAGAATCCCGAGCCGACGGGCGGCATCCGCGTGTTCTCGCCCGAAACCGCGCAGGCCGTGCGCCGCATGCTGCAAATGGCCGCCGGCCCGGGGGGCACCGCGCCGAAGGCGCAGACGGTGGGCTACTCGGTGGGCGGCAAGACGGGCACGGCTCACAAGCAGGAGGGGCGCGGCTACGCGGGCAACAAGTACCGCTCGTGGTTCGTCGGCCTCGCGCCGGTGGAAAAACCCCGCATCGTCGTCGCCGTGATGATCGACGAGCCGAGCAACGGCAAATACTACGGGGGCGACGTGGCCGCTCCGGTGTTCTCCGAGGTGGTCCAGCAGACCCTGCGCATGATGGGCGTGCCGCCAGACATAGAGGTGCGGCCGGCGATCGTCGCCTCGCAGCCGGCGGTGGAGGAGAGCTTCTGATGCCCATTCGCGGTCTGACCACCGTCGACGAGGCCTTGGCCTGGCTGCGCGAGCGTGGCGTGCGCCGGCTCGCCACCGACAGCCGTCAGGTGACGGCGGGGGACGCCTTCATCGCCTGGCCCGGCTACGCGGTGGACGCGCGCCGCTACGTGCCCCAGGCGCTGGAGGCGGGCGCCGTCGCCTGTCTGGTGGAGGCCGAGGGCGTGCACGCCTACGGGTTCGACGACCCGCGGATCGCGGCTTTTCGCGGCCTCAAGGCGGCCACGGGGCCGCTGGCCGCGGCCTGCTGCGGCAATCCGGCGGCGCGGATGCAGGTGGTGGCGACCACCGGCACGAACGGCAAGACGTCCACTGCCTGGTGGACGGCGCAGGCGCTCGCTGCGCTCGGCACCCGCTGCGCGGTGGTGGGCACGCTCGGCATCGGCGAGCCTGCACGCGGCGTCGTCCCCACCGGCCTCACCACGCCCGATCCGGTCACGCTGCACCAGCGCCTGCGCGGGCTGCGCGACGACGGTGTGGGTGCCTGCGCGATCGAGGCCTCGTCCATCGGCTTGGTGGAACACCGGCTCGATGGCCTCAAGATCGACGTCGCGCTGTTCACCAACTTCACGCGCGACCACCTCGACTACCACGGCACGATGGAAGCCTACTGGCAGGCCAAGTCCTCGCTGTTCGACTGGCCCGGCCTGCGGGCGGCCGTGGTCAACCTCGACGATCCCAAGGGCGAGGAGCTGGCGGCCCGTCTGCGCGGGCGGCTTGCGGTGTGGACATACTCGGTCGAGCGGGCGGCCGACCTGCGCGCCGCCGAGGTCGTGCATGGCGACGAGGGCGTGCGCTTCACGCTGCACGAAGGCGGGCGGCGCTGCACGCTGCACAGCAGGGTGATCGGACAATACAACGTCTCGAACCTGCTGGCCGTGCTCGGCGGCCTGCGCGCGCTGGGCGTCACGCTGGGCGACGCGGCCCGCGCCTGTGAGCAGGTGAGCGCCGTGCCCGGGCGCCTGCAGCAGGTGGTTCGGCCGGGCATGCCCACCGTCGTGGTGGATTACGCCCACACCCCCGACGCGCTGGAGAAGGCCCTCGCGGCGCTGCGGCCGGTGGCTGCGCAGCGTGGAGGCCGGCTGTGGTGCGTGTTCGGCTGTGGCGGCAACCGTGACGCGACCAAGCGCCCGTTGATGGGCGCGATCGCCGAGCGGTTGGCCGACGTGGTCGTCGTCACCAGCGACAACCCGCGACACGAGCCGCCCGAGGCCATCCTCGAGCAGATCGTTGCCGGCATGTCCGAGCGTGCCCGCGCCCGCGTCATCGCGGACCGGCGCGCGGCCATCCGAGAGGCGGTGTTCGAGGCCGGCCCGAAGGACGTCGTCCTGGTGGCTGGCAAGGGACACGAGGACTACCAGGAGATCGCGGGCGTGAAGCTTCCGTTCTCGGACGTGGCACAGGCCGAGGCGGCGTTGAAGGAAAGGGCCGGTTCATGATGATGACCCTCGCTCAGGCGCACACGCTGCTGCCCGGCTCGGTGCTCGTCGGCGACCCGCAGGTGGCGGTCGAGCGCGTGCACAGCGACACCCGGACCCTGCAGCGCGGAGACCTCTTCGTCGCGCTGCGCGGCGAGCGCTTCGACGCGCATGACTTTCTCGCCCAGGCGCGCTCGCTGGGTGCGGCGGCGGCCATCGCCGAGCGCGGCTTGGCCGAGGCGGGACTGCCCGGCCTGCTCGTGGCCGACACGCGCGCCGCCCTGGCGGAGCTCGCGGCCGCGTGGCGCCGGCGCTTCCACCTGCCATTGATCGCCGTGACGGGCAGCAACGGCAAGACCACCGTCACGCAGATGACCGCCAGCATCTTGCGCGCGTGGCAGGACGACGGCGCCTTCTGGACGCAAGGCAACCTGAACAACGACATCGGGGTGCCGCTGACGCTGCTGCGGCTGCGGCAGGACGACGACACCTGGCACCGCGCCGGCGTGGTCGAGCTCGGCATGAACCACCCGGGCGAGATCGCCCTGCTGGCGCGCCTGGCCGCCCCCACGGTGGCGCTGGTCAACAACGCGCAGCGCGAGCACCAGGAGTTCATGGCGAGCGTCGAGGCGGTGGCGCGCGAAAACGGTGCGGTCCTGCTCGCCTTGTCGCCGGGCGGCACGGCCGTGTTCCCGGCAGACGACGACTACACCCCGCTGTGGCGTCAGATGGCAGGGCATCATCGGGTGCTCACTTTCTCGCTCGTCGCCCCGGCGGACGTGAGCGCACGCGCCGACTGGGCGGGCACGCACTGGCAGGTGCAGCTGGCGACCCCCGTCGGCTCGGCGGCGGTGCGCCTGCGCGCGGCCGGCGTGCACAACGTGAAGAACGCGTTGGCCGCCGCCACCTGCGCGATCGCGGCCGGCGCCCCGCTTCAGGCGGTCGTGCAGGGGCTGGAGGCGTTCGAGGCCGTCAAGGGCCGCTCGCAGCTGCGCAGCTTCGTGCAGGACGCTCAGGCGGTGGCCCTGATCGACGACACCTACAACGCCAACCCGGATTCGATGCGCGCGGCCATCGACGTGCTGGCCGCCATGCCGGGCCCGCGCTGGCTCGTGCTGGGCGACATGGGCGAGGTGGGCGACCAGGGGCCGGCCTTTCACGCAGAGGTCGGCGCCTATGCACACGAGCGGGGGATCGAGGCGCTGTGGGTGGCCGGCCCGCTGATGCGGCACGCGGCCGCGGCCTACGACGCCGCGGGCGGGCATGCGCGCCACTTCGAGACGGTCGAGGCTCTCCTGGCCGACCTGCCGGACGCACCGCGAGCCGCCTGCGTGCTCGTCAAGGGTTCGCGATTCATGAAGATGGAGCGGGTGGTCGAGGCGCTGCAGGCGCGCCCCCGCGGCGAGAACGACGACAACAAGACACACGGAGAGGGTCGCCCATGCTGATCGGCCTGGCCCAATGGCTGCAGTCCCTGTCGCCGGAACTGAGCTTCCTGCGCGTCTTCCAGTACCTGACGTTTCGCGCAGTGATGGCCGCGATGACGGCGCTGCTGATCGGCCTCGTGTTCGGCCCCTGGGTGATCCGGCGGCTGACCGAGCTGAAGATCGGCCAGCCCATCCGCGAGTACGGTGTGCAGGCGCACCTGGCCAAGAGCGGCACCCCGACGATGGGCGGCGCTCTCATCCTGCTCAGCATCACTGTGTCGACCTTGCTGTGGTTCGACTGGACCAACCGCTTCGTGTGGATCGTGCTGCTGGTCACTTTGGGGATGGGGGCGATCGGCTGGGTCGACGACTGGCGCAAGGTCGTGCAGAAGAACCCAGAAGGGATGCGCTCGCGCGAGAAGTATTTCTGGCAGACGGTCATCGGCCTCGTGGCGGCCTTCTACCTCGCGTTCGCCGTGTCCGAGTCCTCGAACGTGCGCGTGCTGGAGCTTTTCATCCGTTGGGTGCAGTCGGGCTTTTCCAATCCGCTGCCGCCCAACGCCGATCTGTTCGTCCCGTTCTTCAAGACCGTGAGCTATCCGCTCGGCGTCTACGGCTTCATCATCCTCACCTACCTGGTGATCGTCGGCGCGAGCAATGCCGTCAACCTCACCGACGGGCTCGACGGCCTGGCGATCATGCCGGTGGTGATGGTCGGCTCGGCGCTGGGTGTCTTTGCCTACGTGGTCGGCAACTCCGTCTATTCGAAGTACCTCTTCTTCCCCTACATCCCCGGCGTGGGCGAGTTGCTCATCTTCTGCGCCGCGATGGCGGGCGCGGGGCTCGCCTTCCTGTGGTTCAACACGCACCCGGCCCAGGTCTTCAT
Encoded proteins:
- the ftsL gene encoding cell division protein FtsL, producing MNRLQVILFVALVLSGLYMVRVSYEARRLFVEVERAQAEERQLETEYEQLQVDKRAQATPLRVEKVAREKLAMRTATPAVTHYVTHAEAAPAAVSGAASGEGGR
- a CDS encoding UDP-N-acetylmuramoyl-tripeptide--D-alanyl-D-alanine ligase, which translates into the protein MMTLAQAHTLLPGSVLVGDPQVAVERVHSDTRTLQRGDLFVALRGERFDAHDFLAQARSLGAAAAIAERGLAEAGLPGLLVADTRAALAELAAAWRRRFHLPLIAVTGSNGKTTVTQMTASILRAWQDDGAFWTQGNLNNDIGVPLTLLRLRQDDDTWHRAGVVELGMNHPGEIALLARLAAPTVALVNNAQREHQEFMASVEAVARENGAVLLALSPGGTAVFPADDDYTPLWRQMAGHHRVLTFSLVAPADVSARADWAGTHWQVQLATPVGSAAVRLRAAGVHNVKNALAAATCAIAAGAPLQAVVQGLEAFEAVKGRSQLRSFVQDAQAVALIDDTYNANPDSMRAAIDVLAAMPGPRWLVLGDMGEVGDQGPAFHAEVGAYAHERGIEALWVAGPLMRHAAAAYDAAGGHARHFETVEALLADLPDAPRAACVLVKGSRFMKMERVVEALQARPRGENDDNKTHGEGRPC
- a CDS encoding UDP-N-acetylmuramoyl-L-alanyl-D-glutamate--2,6-diaminopimelate ligase; amino-acid sequence: MPIRGLTTVDEALAWLRERGVRRLATDSRQVTAGDAFIAWPGYAVDARRYVPQALEAGAVACLVEAEGVHAYGFDDPRIAAFRGLKAATGPLAAACCGNPAARMQVVATTGTNGKTSTAWWTAQALAALGTRCAVVGTLGIGEPARGVVPTGLTTPDPVTLHQRLRGLRDDGVGACAIEASSIGLVEHRLDGLKIDVALFTNFTRDHLDYHGTMEAYWQAKSSLFDWPGLRAAVVNLDDPKGEELAARLRGRLAVWTYSVERAADLRAAEVVHGDEGVRFTLHEGGRRCTLHSRVIGQYNVSNLLAVLGGLRALGVTLGDAARACEQVSAVPGRLQQVVRPGMPTVVVDYAHTPDALEKALAALRPVAAQRGGRLWCVFGCGGNRDATKRPLMGAIAERLADVVVVTSDNPRHEPPEAILEQIVAGMSERARARVIADRRAAIREAVFEAGPKDVVLVAGKGHEDYQEIAGVKLPFSDVAQAEAALKERAGS
- the rsmH gene encoding 16S rRNA (cytosine(1402)-N(4))-methyltransferase RsmH, which codes for MHGPAASSLQHRTVLLHEAVDAVLTDPQGVYIDGTFGRGGHSRLLLERLAPGGRLIAFDKDPEAIEEATRVRDPRFSIEQTSFARMGDVCAERGVGAVQGVLLDLGVSSPQIDNPARGFSFRFDAPLDMRMDPSRGETAAEFLARATGQQIAEVLRHYGEERFAVPIAKAIVARRESGRPVRTTGELSEVVARAVKTREPGQDPATRTFQALRIQVNAELEELEQGLNQALALLAPGGRLAVISFHSLEDRIVKGFIARHAKAQVDRRAPFAPVPEPRLKALARIKPSTAEVADNPRARSAILRVAERTEAPLA
- the mraY gene encoding phospho-N-acetylmuramoyl-pentapeptide-transferase: MLIGLAQWLQSLSPELSFLRVFQYLTFRAVMAAMTALLIGLVFGPWVIRRLTELKIGQPIREYGVQAHLAKSGTPTMGGALILLSITVSTLLWFDWTNRFVWIVLLVTLGMGAIGWVDDWRKVVQKNPEGMRSREKYFWQTVIGLVAAFYLAFAVSESSNVRVLELFIRWVQSGFSNPLPPNADLFVPFFKTVSYPLGVYGFIILTYLVIVGASNAVNLTDGLDGLAIMPVVMVGSALGVFAYVVGNSVYSKYLFFPYIPGVGELLIFCAAMAGAGLAFLWFNTHPAQVFMGDVGALALGGALGTIAVITRQEILLAVMGGVFVVEALSVMAQVAYFKYTKKRYGEGRRILKMAPLHHHFEKSGWKETQVVVRFWIITMLLCLVGLSSLKLR
- a CDS encoding Hsp20/alpha crystallin family protein, translating into MFASTLIPGGLFGDFDRLRRELDELFGWAGLPTSIRSVAPGTYPALNIGTTPSSVEVYAFAPGIDPSKVEVTVDRGVLTIAGERASTLPDEQDRKVNVYARERAAGAFKRAVSLPDDIDPDRVSATYRDGVLHISIARRESAQPKRIAIQ
- the mraZ gene encoding division/cell wall cluster transcriptional repressor MraZ — translated: MSNFVFQGASALTLDAKGRLSVPARHRNVLAAMANGQLTITKHPEGCLMIFPRPAWESFRDKIAALPMSASGWKRIFLGNALDVEIDASSRVLISPELRAAAGLTKEVMLLGMGSYFELWDAERYAAHEAEVMQQGMPDVLKDFSF
- a CDS encoding peptidoglycan D,D-transpeptidase FtsI family protein; translation: MGWWSRWKDRAPLPRRGASSRTVMYATSPLLAAKTPPWRSKFLVACLGLGFCVLLARAVYIQVIGTDFYQRQGEIRYARTLTLPANRGRIIDRNGLILATSVPAPSIWVIPKDLEAGRAEKRELARLLGMTVAELERRLSDNPNFVWLKRQVDESVAEQVKKLGVKGVHQVREYKRKYPEGEAAAHVVGFTNVEDRGQEGIELAFQNELAGRDGTRRVIKDRLGRVVEDLGESVNPVDGRDIELSIDSKVQFFAYQRLRDAVAQHKAKAGSVVVLDAQTGEVLALANYPSYSPDNRQNLTGAQLRNRALTDTFEPGSTMKPFIAALALESGRVRPDTVIHTAPGYLQITGSTIRDAHPHNALTVAEVIQKSSNVGTVKMAMQMQPREMWELFTEIGLGQRPQLRFPGVVSGRLRPYKSWRPIEQATMSYGYGLSVSLFQLARAYTVFARDGELIPVSITKNPEPTGGIRVFSPETAQAVRRMLQMAAGPGGTAPKAQTVGYSVGGKTGTAHKQEGRGYAGNKYRSWFVGLAPVEKPRIVVAVMIDEPSNGKYYGGDVAAPVFSEVVQQTLRMMGVPPDIEVRPAIVASQPAVEESF